Below is a window of Gossypium hirsutum isolate 1008001.06 chromosome A12, Gossypium_hirsutum_v2.1, whole genome shotgun sequence DNA.
ttcatcttcattgGTCGCCTCTCTCTCCCCAAATTCATCTTCATATTCCTCTCCAACATTTTTCCAAAATCCAATAGACCACCGTCGTTGCTGGTACCTTCCATCACCGACAGCCACCAACATGAATTTCCCTAAATTTTACCAAGAACTTTTCTTGATctcttttttcatattttccattttggtTTTCCTAAAAACCTTCCAAAAGCCTAGATCTACAAAGCTTTTGtatcaaaatttcttttttttttttgggttatgtTGTTTACTAGTATTGTTAAAGGGTACtactatcaaaataaaaatactgTTAAAAAGTAACATCATAATCCAACCATCATATCAACATCTACATAACATAGCCATCATCACAACATATACAAAAAATGACAATATTTGTATGACATACTTCCATGTCAATATATCATCCTATAATTACATGCAAAAACTTATATTACTCAGTACCCATTTACACATACAAAAAGTGACAACTTACAAAAAGTTATATTCATCCACCACCACAACCACATCTTTAATGGGTAGAAATAAATTTTCTCACCCATGCTAATCGCATAGAAGGTGGTAGACTTAAGAAAACGAGCATTTGCATTGGATGATCAGGAATTTTGATCAATGCATCAATTCGCTCATCATCTGTTAAACCTTTTATTTCACCTAAAAACACATAGAGAGTTTGTACCTTTTCTTGAATGATcatttttgacttattttgaATGAGCATTTCGGAAGCAATGCTCCTACTTAATTCAAGGCCAACTATCCTTATATTATCCCCCAATAACGTGACAGCATCGATAAGTGAAGTAGAAGAATATGGTTCACTAGCCTCAGAActccttctcttcttctttgaAAATGTAGAATCAACTTTGTTTGGATTAGACAATTGCGATTGTGTAGCCAAGTCATCATCCATCTCATCTAAGAAAGCATCAATTTCGCATCCATTGTCATTGCTTCCTTCTTCAAGATTCATTTCATTAGCAACATTCTCAGCACGTAATTCTTCAAAAAAGACAgatctattcatcctaacttgttcaatacaagtccCGTCACTAGCATGTACAAGTCGCTTCACATAATCTCTTTGagcaaaaaaatctaaaatatatgatCTAATCCTTGTTTATAAGTTTGTAGGCTAGAGACAGCACCCAAAATAACTAAGAACCAACTCGGAACTGTACATATTTGCGACCATACTGTCAatgcaagaccaattcttttTCGCCTCTCactttgtactattaaaggcAAACAAGTCATTACTacaagatattaaagtgttatATATATTCAAATCATAGTATAAATTAATCTCAAAACAAAATGTaatgtataaatttaaattatgaataaagaaTGAGAATTGAGCAATAGAAGAATATGatgcataaatttaaaatattcgtTCTACGATTGATTACGTAGGGAATTtccttcttttaaaaaaaaataatattgccgatgttatttatataatttataacatgataaatttctttaaataagttatatttctGCTCTATCCATTGCATGTAAAAAAATCTCTATAAATAAGTTCAGAATATTGTCAtgtagtttatttttattttaatatgttcttAGTTTGCAGTAATCGTACTTATAACACAGAATACATCTATACTAACAATCACAATTTCCCAAAACGATCCCAAAAAAcgaactaaaagtactagaaCTGTATCTTGTGCTGcttaatattttatgaaattcTATGATGTCCTACAACTAAGCTCAAGAACTTCGTGGTCTTGCACGGGCGAGAATAGAACACATCCTGCCATGGGACAGGAGCGCTAGTGAGGGACTCCCTTACTATCCTGTCCTAAGCCCAAGGTATATTCAAAAATGGCACGGTTTCACTAGAAGATCTTTCCTTTATCTTTCTTGATCCAAAAGAAAGACTCCATTAGCCTTAACCTTTGGTTATGATCGTCGCCTTGCAACTAAAACCAATGAAGCTAACTATTTTCCTCAAGATTGATTTGTTCGTATATTCTCGTAAATAAACTATCTACATATGCTTGAACCTATAAATTATCTATATTACTTAGGCTGTCGTGTGAATGTTTAACACAGATAAATATCCAATACGAAAATGAGTGTCAAACATATatacttaaaaagaaaatgaagatttGGAGCAACAGAATCTCATATCACCATCCACAAAAGCATTTACAACAGAAGTAAAGATCTAAAACTATATTGAATCCAGCTGAGTTAAACAACTCAGATTCTACAAGAGATCATTAAAAAGCTCAAAGAAAAGGGAATTTTCTAATTAATCACCCAAAATGAAAGAACTAAGCAAAACCCAGATCATAAATTGAAACAAAGGCTCAACGAATGTtgatttcaacattttcaagcttttttttcccttttcaaaaaaaaaaggctaTTTTGTCACCAAAGAAACAAACTGAGAAGCCTAAATCAGAAGGGGAAAAACAAGTAAACTCccattttattttactaaaaatagattaaaaaggaaaaaaaaaatctatacaaACAAGTAGATACTTTCAAGCTTAAAACAGTGA
It encodes the following:
- the LOC107920066 gene encoding uncharacterized protein, with protein sequence MNRSVFFEELRAENVANEMNLEEGSNDNGCEIDAFLDEMDDDLATQSQLSNPNKVDSTFSKKKRRSSEASEPYSSTSLIDAVTLLGDNIRIVGLELSRSIASEMLIQNKSKMIIQEKVQTLYVFLGEIKGLTDDERIDALIKIPDHPMQMLVFLSLPPSMRLAWVRKFISTH